Proteins encoded by one window of Rhizophagus irregularis chromosome 31, complete sequence:
- a CDS encoding uncharacterized protein (SECRETED:cutsite_TSS-SN; SECRETED:prob_0.4703); SECRETED:SignalP(1-21) yields the protein MNKLFSITFLLLLFALVTTSSSNLIPRQLSQFQLCDSGKTYPLSITTLTYTPNPIVLGQNLTLKIVGTSQVQVDQNSNLKVQGTGLLSFLVYNIDFCNELLAPNVPSGSQLCPIPVGNFDYDITVTVPNRPELKPFNGVTVRITLINPDATELICLEGPIQLTS from the exons atgaataaattattttccatCACATTTCTCTTACTTCTCTTTGCCCTTGTCACTACATCATCTTCTAATCTAATTCCTCGACAATTAAGTCAATTCCAATTATGTGATAGTGGGAAAACATATCCATTATCCATTACAACACTTACTTATACTCCTAATCCAATAGTTCTTGGTCAAAATTTAACACTAAAAATAGTAGGAACATCGCAAGTTCAAGTTGATCAAAATTCAAACTTAAAAGTTCAAGGGACCGGTCTTCTCTCATTTcttgtttataatattgatttttgtaACGAACTTCTTGCCCCTAACGTGCCTAGTGGTTCACAATTATGCCCCATTCCTGTTGGTAATTTTGATTATGATATTACTGTTACTGTACCTAATAGACCGGAACTTAAACCCTTCAATGGAGTTACTGTGAGAATTACTC ttataaatCCGGATGCTACAGAGTTGATATGTTTAGAAGGTCCAATTCAATTAACTTCATGA